A region from the Excalfactoria chinensis isolate bCotChi1 chromosome 11, bCotChi1.hap2, whole genome shotgun sequence genome encodes:
- the CMTR2 gene encoding cap-specific mRNA (nucleoside-2'-O-)-methyltransferase 2, with the protein MSTCKKPYADQAANLEKFDPEILSEIEKLFAKKFSYTKPLNNEWQLPDPSDAFTCDHKEFNSLLDLKNSMNEVKNQLSDKNLSEWHQHTSFTNKAGKIIPHVKRSVNAELCTQAWCKFHEMLCSFPLLPAEALQEGQLNSVHLCEAPGAFIASLNHYLKSHHIHCDWNWVANTLNPYHEANDTLMMIMDDRLIANTLPWWHFGPDNTGDVMSLKHLTGLKSFVSNMATVHLVTADGSFDCQGNPGEQEALVSPLHYCEAVTALMILGVGGSFVLKMFTLFEHCSTNLLFLLNCCFEEVHVFKPATSKAGNSEAYVICLRYMGRESIHLLLSKMMQNFGTDMVNKALFPQHVIPESFLKVHEECCMFFHRCQVETICENIYLFEHMQEAEQVKLNKLRDCAVEFFMQRFCMKPIARNSWLVKKSQAGCSMNAKWFGQRNKYFSTYNERKMLETLTWNDKVAKGFLDHVAEEHSINNAGKTCILEGLSSSLKCNLWYVLEGKRLPAVKCSPFCDAQVLENLNEAMNELVGRQKSKELLQLCHSCEVLPGEQILAEVSDLSQSYREVLNGKCGDKFKCLVVDFPPLYDTESQPSMEIKCLNLATLLTFSFSLLYDGEPKYQQQLLGCVLHSLDQLTMGDALILPILSCFTRFTAGLVFVLHCCFRCITFACPTSHEPLKACAVLLCVGYQGVPNPVIEYLQHLHKLMSSLLDSDSPKQVLQFVPMESLLQGKLLEFLWDLNTAIAKRQLHLLVQAKQQQMTGNTSL; encoded by the coding sequence ATGAGCACATGTAAGAAGCCTTATGCTGACCAGGCTGCAAATCTTGAGAAGTTCGACCCTGAAATTCTATCTGAAATTGAGAAGCTCTTTGCAAAGAAGTTTTCTTACACTAAGCCGCTTAATAATGAGTGGCAGCTCCCGGATCCCAGCGATGCCTTCACGTGTGACCACAAGGAATTCAACTCGCTCCTTGATCTGAAGAACTCGATGAACGAAGTGAAGAACCAGCTTAGTGATAAGAATCTTAGCGAATGGCATCAGCACACTTCGTTTACCAATAAAGCAGGGAAAATAATTCCTCATGTGAAGAGATCTGTGAATGCGGAGCTGTGCACCCAGGCTTGGTGCAAGTTTCATGAGATGCTGTGcagttttcctcttctccctgcagAAGCTCTTCAGGAGGGACAGCTGAATTCTGTTCACCTCTGTGAAGCACCGGGAGCTTTTATAGCCAGCCTCAATCACTACTTGAAATCCCACCACATCCACTGTGACTGGAATTGGGTGGCTAATACTCTAAACCCATATCATGAAGCAAACGACACCCTGATGATGATTATGGATGATCGTCTTATAGCAAATACGCTGCCTTGGTGGCACTTTGGCCCAGACAATACCGGCGATGTGATGTCATTGAAACACCTGACAGGACTTAAGAGCTTTGTAAGTAATATGGCCACAGTTCACTTAGTAACTGCTGATGGCAGTTTTGATTGCCAAGGAAATCCAGGTGAACAGGAAGCTCTCGTCTCACCCCTCCATTACTGTGAAGCAGTCACTGCTTTAATGATCCTGGGTGTAGGAGGATCCTTTGTTTTGAAGATGTTTACCCTGTTTGAGCACTGTTCCACCaatcttctctttctgctcAACTGCTGTTTTGAGGAGGTCCATGTCTTCAAGCCAGCCACTAGCAAAGCTGGAAACTCAGAGGCCTATGTAATTTGTCTTCGTTACATGGGCAGAGAGAGCATTCATCTGCTGCTCTCTAAGATGATGCAGAACTTTGGGACAGATATGGTCAACAAAGCTCTTTTCCCCCAGCATGTGATCCCAGAATCTTTTCTTAAAGTACATGAAGAGTGTTGCATGTTCTTCCACAGGTGCCAGGTAGAGACTATCTGTGAGAACATCTATCTCTTTGAGCACATGCAGGAAGCGGAGCAGGTGAAACTGAACAAGTTAAGAGACTGTGCAGTGGAGTTCTTCATGCAAAGGTTTTGTATGAAACCCATTGCTAGAAATAGCTGGCTTGTCAAGAAGTCTCAGGCTGGTTGCAGCATGAATGCAAAGTGGTTTGGGCAAAGGAACAAATATTTTAGTACGTACAATGAAAGAAAGATGCTGGAAACCCTTACGTGGAATGATAAAGTGGCAAAGGGCTTTTTAGATCATGTGGCTGAAGAGCACAGTATAAATAACGCTGGCAAAACGTGTATTCTGGAAGGATTGTCTTCTAGCCTTAAGTGTAACTTGTGGTACGTTTTGGAAGGAAAGAGGCTACCAGCAGTGAAATGTTCTCCATTTTGTGATGCTCAAGTCTTGGAAAACCTTAATGAAGCTATGAATGAGCTGGTGGGGAGgcaaaaaagcaaagagctgctgcagctttgtcaCTCCTGTGAGGTTCTTCCTGGGGAGCAGATACTGGCAGAAGTGTCTGATCTTTCCCAGTCTTATCGGGAGGTCCTGAATGGAAAATGTGGGGACAAATTCAAGTGCCTTGTGGTGGACTTCCCACCCCTTTATGATACTGAAAGCCAGCCCAGTATGGAAATAAAGTGCCTGAACTTGGCCACGCTGCTGACTTTTagcttctctttgctttatGATGGAGAACCAAAATACCAACAGCAGCTTTTGGGGTGTGTTCTGCATTCCCTGGATCAGCTTACAATGGGAGATGCATTGATTCTGCCtattctttcttgttttacaCGTTTCACAGCTGGCCTGGTGTTTGTACTGCACTGCTGTTTCAGGTGCATCACGTTTGCTTGTCCGACTTCCCACGAGCCTCTGAAGGcctgtgctgttttgctgtgtgttgGTTACCAGGGTGTCCCAAATCCTGTTATTGAGTACCTGCAGCATCTGCATAAGCTGATGAGTTCTTTGCTAGACTCGGATTCTCCCAAGCAAGTTTTGCAGTTTGTGCCTATGGAGAGTCTCCTCCAGGGCAAACTGTTGGAGTTCTTGTGGGATTTGAACACAGCCATTGCAAAGAGACAGCTCCACTTGCTCGTGCAAGCTAAGCAGCAGCAAATGACTGGCAATACTTCACTATAA